In Populus alba chromosome 9, ASM523922v2, whole genome shotgun sequence, a genomic segment contains:
- the LOC140955970 gene encoding shugoshin-1-like has translation MNLVVMQGKTEMNCQNVVSQEVEKIEEEECVPGAVNNDIKHCSRSRRRTARSRSMGPSTTNRQTVEKEKAETKRRCVRRQSAASRSQEREPAENLFEIEDVRFPVSNSSDKSLKENGPTSSSITKEEICKPSNEAQVSHRSSIGRPSRRAAEKVQSYKEVPLNVKMRRE, from the exons ATGAATCTTGTTGTTATGCAGGGAAAAACAGAAATGAATTGTCAAAATGTTGTCTCCCAG GAAGTGGAGAAGATAGAAGAGGAGGAATGTGTGCCAGGAGCTGTTAACAATGATATCAAACATTGTAGTCGCAGCAGAAGGCGCACAGCAAGAAGTCGAT CTATGGGCCCTTCCACTACAAATCGACAAACTGTAGAAAAAGAGAAGGCTGAAACCAAAAG GCGTTGTGTGAGAAGGCAATCTGCTGCTAGCAGATCACAAGAGCGGGAACCTGCAGAGAACTTGTTCGAGATTGAGGATGTTAGATTTCCAGTCTCTAATTCAAGTGATAAATCACTGAAAGAAAATGGTCCAACTTCATCATCTATCACGAAGGAAGAAATTTGTAAGCCAAGTAACGAAGCGCAAGTATCGCATAGATCCTCCATTGGAAGGCCATCACGAAGAGCAGCTGAGAAGGTGCAATCCTACAAAGAAGTTCCACTCAATGTAAAAATGCGCAGAGAATGA
- the LOC118034776 gene encoding SHUGOSHIN 1 yields MKGERMAKRSSFGNIMRRRLSDITNTQAQHKLVGLMIEQSQISESNEDLINQLLQVKQEKEMLLKLVEERNKIIELSGNKLRDLRMNYQKLQAQNWNLAQSNSQMLAELNLGREKLKALQHEIVCKEALLKAKNLGPQVSFSFHSIIH; encoded by the exons ATGAAAGGAGAAAGAATGGCAAAAAGATCATCATTTGGTAACATAATGAGGAGAAGACTCTCTGATATTACCAACACTCAGGCACAACACAAATTGGTTGGCCTCATGATAGAGCAGTCCCAGATTTCTGAATCCAATGAAGACTTAATTAATCAGCTTCTTCAG gtGAAACAGGAAAAAGAAATGCTGCTGAAACTGGTAGAAGAGAGAAA TAAAATCATAGAATTGAGTGGAAATAAATTGAGGGATCTGCGAATGAATTATCAGAAATTGCAGGCGCAGAACTGGAATCTTGCTCAATCAAACAGCCAGATGTTAGCA GAGCTTAATTTAGGAAGAGAAAAG CTGAAAGCACTACAACATGAAATTGTTTGCAAAGAAGCCTTACTTAAAGCAAAGAATCTAGGACCACAGGTTAGTTTCAGTTTTCATTCTATAATCCATTAA
- the LOC118034775 gene encoding uncharacterized protein isoform X2, with the protein MDAPLDFEFEDPLLNSPVIVKKSKKVIGLDDLLTDHYQEKSKVIERESKRAKAKKKYDSDEDDFDKEALLSKQINECHNQMQEMSGEAEIATWGVHVFGNQKPMPVLTLPELGSCSLLRSFMSSELNSLVELTTEKVETFLEGLLVNGWLSKLVNTRCYIEKSIAKWTFYLMLYSSKEELRASACDFWCNILLPQTEKLPIRIEWFPSYCELRSALKTYGFLFNYLSRTESIITNSGVRGPPKNIRAWIKFVAACCCVRSKRPVFSTSEAEELVEVAVFLSSDRQLEGLLVLLDEFVQSVISYFTDEEWNISCEKIARSISCRSPRDLNCLQTVECISGVSTRGNHLRSAISYQILLNCFDNQVHLCHIPQASNEEEILSFLISINVKDRSCDLFQMYIYLVLTENWLLSNPMFELKPVIYEMWGVYLRNCSCQITSTDMRPYASKNFFQYFRSALKLHIFYLAPPINNYYKSSDGIQGIGAEM; encoded by the exons ATGGATGCTCCTCTTGACTTTGAATTTGAAGACCCACTTCTCAATTCTCCTGTTATTGTCAAGAAAAG CAAGAAAGTTATTGGCTTGGATGATCTTTTGACTGATCACTACCAGGAGAAAAGCAAAGTGATCGAGAGGGAATCTAAACGagcaaaagcaaagaaaaaatatgattcAGATGAGGATGATTTTGACAAAGAAGCTTtactatcaaaacaaattaatgaatgCCACAATCAG ATGCAAGAAATGAGTGGTGAGGCAGAGATTGCCACGTGGGGTGTACATGTTTTTGGCAATCAG AAACCCATGCCAGTTCTTACACTGCCTGAGCTTGGAAGTTGCTCACTTTTGCGGTCTTTCATGAGCAGCGAGCTCAACTCTTTGGTTGAACTCACCACAGAAAAAG TGGAAACGTTTCTTGAAGGACTATTAGTAAATGGTTGGCTCTCAAAATTGGTCAACACCCGTTGCTATATAGAAAAATCAATAGCTAAATGGACATTCTATTTGA TGTTATACTCATCAAAAGAAGAGTTGAGAGCATCTGCCTGTGACTTCTGGTGCAACATTCTTTTGCCTCAG ACCGAGAAGCTGCCTATCAGAATCGAGTGGTTTCCCAGTTACTGTGAGCTGAGAAGTGCTCTCAAAACATATGGATTTCTCTTCAATTATTTGTCACGGACAGAATCAATAATCACCA ATTCAGGGGTTAGAGGGCCACCTAAAAATATTAGAGCCTGGATCAAATTTGTAGCTGCCTGTTGTTGTGTCAG GAGCAAACGGCCTGTATTTTCAACTTCAGAAGCTGAGGAACTAGTTGAAGTTGCTGTTTTCCTTTCCTCAGATCGCCAGCTTGAAGGTTTACTGGTGCTTTTGGATGAATTTGTGCAATCAGTTATCAGTTACTTCACAGATGAAGAATGGAATATCAGCTGTGAAAAGATAGCAAGATCCATCTCTTGTAG AAGCCCCAGGGACTTGAACTGTTTGCAGACTGTGGAATGCATTTCAGGAGTCAGCACTCGTGGCAATCACCTGAGGAGTGCCATTTCTTATCAGATTCTgcttaattgttttgataatcAG GTTCACTTGTGTCACATTCCTCAGGCTTCCAACGAAGAAGAGATCCTGAGTTTCCTCATATCCATAAACGTGAAAGACCGAAGTTGTGATCTTTTCCAGATGTACATTTACCTGGTTTTGACTGAAAACTGGCTCTTGTCCAATCCAATGTTTGAACTCAAGCCAGTGATCTATGAAATGTGGGGTGTTTATCTGCGAAACTGTTCTTGCCAAATCACCAGCACAGATATGAGGCCCTATGCATCAAAG AATTTCTTTCAATATTTCAGGTCCGCACTAAAGCTTCATATATTCTATTTGGCACCACCAATAAATAACTATTATAAA TCTTCTGATGGAATACAAGGTATAGGTGCTGAAATGTAg
- the LOC118034775 gene encoding uncharacterized protein isoform X1, protein MDAPLDFEFEDPLLNSPVIVKKSKKVIGLDDLLTDHYQEKSKVIERESKRAKAKKKYDSDEDDFDKEALLSKQINECHNQMQEMSGEAEIATWGVHVFGNQKPMPVLTLPELGSCSLLRSFMSSELNSLVELTTEKVETFLEGLLVNGWLSKLVNTRCYIEKSIAKWTFYLMLYSSKEELRASACDFWCNILLPQTEKLPIRIEWFPSYCELRSALKTYGFLFNYLSRTESIITNSGVRGPPKNIRAWIKFVAACCCVRSKRPVFSTSEAEELVEVAVFLSSDRQLEGLLVLLDEFVQSVISYFTDEEWNISCEKIARSISCRSPRDLNCLQTVECISGVSTRGNHLRSAISYQILLNCFDNQVHLCHIPQASNEEEILSFLISINVKDRSCDLFQMYIYLVLTENWLLSNPMFELKPVIYEMWGVYLRNCSCQITSTDMRPYASKNFFQYFRSALKLHIFYLAPPINNYYKVCVPTQPKKKVLFFFLNYG, encoded by the exons ATGGATGCTCCTCTTGACTTTGAATTTGAAGACCCACTTCTCAATTCTCCTGTTATTGTCAAGAAAAG CAAGAAAGTTATTGGCTTGGATGATCTTTTGACTGATCACTACCAGGAGAAAAGCAAAGTGATCGAGAGGGAATCTAAACGagcaaaagcaaagaaaaaatatgattcAGATGAGGATGATTTTGACAAAGAAGCTTtactatcaaaacaaattaatgaatgCCACAATCAG ATGCAAGAAATGAGTGGTGAGGCAGAGATTGCCACGTGGGGTGTACATGTTTTTGGCAATCAG AAACCCATGCCAGTTCTTACACTGCCTGAGCTTGGAAGTTGCTCACTTTTGCGGTCTTTCATGAGCAGCGAGCTCAACTCTTTGGTTGAACTCACCACAGAAAAAG TGGAAACGTTTCTTGAAGGACTATTAGTAAATGGTTGGCTCTCAAAATTGGTCAACACCCGTTGCTATATAGAAAAATCAATAGCTAAATGGACATTCTATTTGA TGTTATACTCATCAAAAGAAGAGTTGAGAGCATCTGCCTGTGACTTCTGGTGCAACATTCTTTTGCCTCAG ACCGAGAAGCTGCCTATCAGAATCGAGTGGTTTCCCAGTTACTGTGAGCTGAGAAGTGCTCTCAAAACATATGGATTTCTCTTCAATTATTTGTCACGGACAGAATCAATAATCACCA ATTCAGGGGTTAGAGGGCCACCTAAAAATATTAGAGCCTGGATCAAATTTGTAGCTGCCTGTTGTTGTGTCAG GAGCAAACGGCCTGTATTTTCAACTTCAGAAGCTGAGGAACTAGTTGAAGTTGCTGTTTTCCTTTCCTCAGATCGCCAGCTTGAAGGTTTACTGGTGCTTTTGGATGAATTTGTGCAATCAGTTATCAGTTACTTCACAGATGAAGAATGGAATATCAGCTGTGAAAAGATAGCAAGATCCATCTCTTGTAG AAGCCCCAGGGACTTGAACTGTTTGCAGACTGTGGAATGCATTTCAGGAGTCAGCACTCGTGGCAATCACCTGAGGAGTGCCATTTCTTATCAGATTCTgcttaattgttttgataatcAG GTTCACTTGTGTCACATTCCTCAGGCTTCCAACGAAGAAGAGATCCTGAGTTTCCTCATATCCATAAACGTGAAAGACCGAAGTTGTGATCTTTTCCAGATGTACATTTACCTGGTTTTGACTGAAAACTGGCTCTTGTCCAATCCAATGTTTGAACTCAAGCCAGTGATCTATGAAATGTGGGGTGTTTATCTGCGAAACTGTTCTTGCCAAATCACCAGCACAGATATGAGGCCCTATGCATCAAAG AATTTCTTTCAATATTTCAGGTCCGCACTAAAGCTTCATATATTCTATTTGGCACCACCAATAAATAACTATTATAAAGTATGTGTCCCTACCCAACCCAAAAAgaaagtgctttttttttttctaaattatggATAA
- the LOC118034775 gene encoding uncharacterized protein isoform X3 encodes MDAPLDFEFEDPLLNSPVIVKKSKKVIGLDDLLTDHYQEKSKVIERESKRAKAKKKYDSDEDDFDKEALLSKQINECHNQMQEMSGEAEIATWGVHVFGNQKPMPVLTLPELGSCSLLRSFMSSELNSLVELTTEKVETFLEGLLVNGWLSKLVNTRCYIEKSIAKWTFYLMLYSSKEELRASACDFWCNILLPQTEKLPIRIEWFPSYCELRSALKTYGFLFNYLSRTESIITNSGVRGPPKNIRAWIKFVAACCCVRSKRPVFSTSEAEELVEVAVFLSSDRQLEGLLVLLDEFVQSVISYFTDEEWNISCEKIARSISCRSPRDLNCLQTVECISGVSTRGNHLRSAISYQILLNCFDNQASNEEEILSFLISINVKDRSCDLFQMYIYLVLTENWLLSNPMFELKPVIYEMWGVYLRNCSCQITSTDMRPYASKNFFQYFRSALKLHIFYLAPPINNYYKVCVPTQPKKKVLFFFLNYG; translated from the exons ATGGATGCTCCTCTTGACTTTGAATTTGAAGACCCACTTCTCAATTCTCCTGTTATTGTCAAGAAAAG CAAGAAAGTTATTGGCTTGGATGATCTTTTGACTGATCACTACCAGGAGAAAAGCAAAGTGATCGAGAGGGAATCTAAACGagcaaaagcaaagaaaaaatatgattcAGATGAGGATGATTTTGACAAAGAAGCTTtactatcaaaacaaattaatgaatgCCACAATCAG ATGCAAGAAATGAGTGGTGAGGCAGAGATTGCCACGTGGGGTGTACATGTTTTTGGCAATCAG AAACCCATGCCAGTTCTTACACTGCCTGAGCTTGGAAGTTGCTCACTTTTGCGGTCTTTCATGAGCAGCGAGCTCAACTCTTTGGTTGAACTCACCACAGAAAAAG TGGAAACGTTTCTTGAAGGACTATTAGTAAATGGTTGGCTCTCAAAATTGGTCAACACCCGTTGCTATATAGAAAAATCAATAGCTAAATGGACATTCTATTTGA TGTTATACTCATCAAAAGAAGAGTTGAGAGCATCTGCCTGTGACTTCTGGTGCAACATTCTTTTGCCTCAG ACCGAGAAGCTGCCTATCAGAATCGAGTGGTTTCCCAGTTACTGTGAGCTGAGAAGTGCTCTCAAAACATATGGATTTCTCTTCAATTATTTGTCACGGACAGAATCAATAATCACCA ATTCAGGGGTTAGAGGGCCACCTAAAAATATTAGAGCCTGGATCAAATTTGTAGCTGCCTGTTGTTGTGTCAG GAGCAAACGGCCTGTATTTTCAACTTCAGAAGCTGAGGAACTAGTTGAAGTTGCTGTTTTCCTTTCCTCAGATCGCCAGCTTGAAGGTTTACTGGTGCTTTTGGATGAATTTGTGCAATCAGTTATCAGTTACTTCACAGATGAAGAATGGAATATCAGCTGTGAAAAGATAGCAAGATCCATCTCTTGTAG AAGCCCCAGGGACTTGAACTGTTTGCAGACTGTGGAATGCATTTCAGGAGTCAGCACTCGTGGCAATCACCTGAGGAGTGCCATTTCTTATCAGATTCTgcttaattgttttgataatcAG GCTTCCAACGAAGAAGAGATCCTGAGTTTCCTCATATCCATAAACGTGAAAGACCGAAGTTGTGATCTTTTCCAGATGTACATTTACCTGGTTTTGACTGAAAACTGGCTCTTGTCCAATCCAATGTTTGAACTCAAGCCAGTGATCTATGAAATGTGGGGTGTTTATCTGCGAAACTGTTCTTGCCAAATCACCAGCACAGATATGAGGCCCTATGCATCAAAG AATTTCTTTCAATATTTCAGGTCCGCACTAAAGCTTCATATATTCTATTTGGCACCACCAATAAATAACTATTATAAAGTATGTGTCCCTACCCAACCCAAAAAgaaagtgctttttttttttctaaattatggATAA
- the LOC118034775 gene encoding uncharacterized protein isoform X4, with protein MDAPLDFEFEDPLLNSPVIVKKSKKVIGLDDLLTDHYQEKSKVIERESKRAKAKKKYDSDEDDFDKEALLSKQINECHNQMQEMSGEAEIATWGVHVFGNQKPMPVLTLPELGSCSLLRSFMSSELNSLVELTTEKVETFLEGLLVNGWLSKLVNTRCYIEKSIAKWTFYLMLYSSKEELRASACDFWCNILLPQTEKLPIRIEWFPSYCELRSALKTYGFLFNYLSRTESIITNSGVRGPPKNIRAWIKFVAACCCVRSKRPVFSTSEAEELVEVAVFLSSDRQLEGLLVLLDEFVQSVISYFTDEEWNISCEKIARSISCRSPRDLNCLQTVECISGVSTRGNHLRSAISYQILLNCFDNQVHLCHIPQASNEEEILSFLISINVKDRSCDLFQMYIYLVLTENWLLSNPMFELKPVIYEMWGVYLRNCSCQITSTDMRPYASKVRTKASYILFGTTNK; from the exons ATGGATGCTCCTCTTGACTTTGAATTTGAAGACCCACTTCTCAATTCTCCTGTTATTGTCAAGAAAAG CAAGAAAGTTATTGGCTTGGATGATCTTTTGACTGATCACTACCAGGAGAAAAGCAAAGTGATCGAGAGGGAATCTAAACGagcaaaagcaaagaaaaaatatgattcAGATGAGGATGATTTTGACAAAGAAGCTTtactatcaaaacaaattaatgaatgCCACAATCAG ATGCAAGAAATGAGTGGTGAGGCAGAGATTGCCACGTGGGGTGTACATGTTTTTGGCAATCAG AAACCCATGCCAGTTCTTACACTGCCTGAGCTTGGAAGTTGCTCACTTTTGCGGTCTTTCATGAGCAGCGAGCTCAACTCTTTGGTTGAACTCACCACAGAAAAAG TGGAAACGTTTCTTGAAGGACTATTAGTAAATGGTTGGCTCTCAAAATTGGTCAACACCCGTTGCTATATAGAAAAATCAATAGCTAAATGGACATTCTATTTGA TGTTATACTCATCAAAAGAAGAGTTGAGAGCATCTGCCTGTGACTTCTGGTGCAACATTCTTTTGCCTCAG ACCGAGAAGCTGCCTATCAGAATCGAGTGGTTTCCCAGTTACTGTGAGCTGAGAAGTGCTCTCAAAACATATGGATTTCTCTTCAATTATTTGTCACGGACAGAATCAATAATCACCA ATTCAGGGGTTAGAGGGCCACCTAAAAATATTAGAGCCTGGATCAAATTTGTAGCTGCCTGTTGTTGTGTCAG GAGCAAACGGCCTGTATTTTCAACTTCAGAAGCTGAGGAACTAGTTGAAGTTGCTGTTTTCCTTTCCTCAGATCGCCAGCTTGAAGGTTTACTGGTGCTTTTGGATGAATTTGTGCAATCAGTTATCAGTTACTTCACAGATGAAGAATGGAATATCAGCTGTGAAAAGATAGCAAGATCCATCTCTTGTAG AAGCCCCAGGGACTTGAACTGTTTGCAGACTGTGGAATGCATTTCAGGAGTCAGCACTCGTGGCAATCACCTGAGGAGTGCCATTTCTTATCAGATTCTgcttaattgttttgataatcAG GTTCACTTGTGTCACATTCCTCAGGCTTCCAACGAAGAAGAGATCCTGAGTTTCCTCATATCCATAAACGTGAAAGACCGAAGTTGTGATCTTTTCCAGATGTACATTTACCTGGTTTTGACTGAAAACTGGCTCTTGTCCAATCCAATGTTTGAACTCAAGCCAGTGATCTATGAAATGTGGGGTGTTTATCTGCGAAACTGTTCTTGCCAAATCACCAGCACAGATATGAGGCCCTATGCATCAAAG GTCCGCACTAAAGCTTCATATATTCTATTTGGCACCACCAATAAATAA
- the LOC118034775 gene encoding uncharacterized protein isoform X5: MDAPLDFEFEDPLLNSPVIVKKSKKVIGLDDLLTDHYQEKSKVIERESKRAKAKKKYDSDEDDFDKEALLSKQINECHNQMQEMSGEAEIATWGVHVFGNQKPMPVLTLPELGSCSLLRSFMSSELNSLVELTTEKVETFLEGLLVNGWLSKLVNTRCYIEKSIAKWTFYLMLYSSKEELRASACDFWCNILLPQTEKLPIRIEWFPSYCELRSALKTYGFLFNYLSRTESIITNSGVRGPPKNIRAWIKFVAACCCVRSKRPVFSTSEAEELVEVAVFLSSDRQLEGLLVLLDEFVQSVISYFTDEEWNISCEKIARSISCRSPRDLNCLQTVECISGVSTRGNHLRSAISYQILLNCFDNQASNEEEILSFLISINVKDRSCDLFQMYIYLVLTENWLLSNPMFELKPVIYEMWGVYLRNCSCQITSTDMRPYASKVRTKASYILFGTTNK; the protein is encoded by the exons ATGGATGCTCCTCTTGACTTTGAATTTGAAGACCCACTTCTCAATTCTCCTGTTATTGTCAAGAAAAG CAAGAAAGTTATTGGCTTGGATGATCTTTTGACTGATCACTACCAGGAGAAAAGCAAAGTGATCGAGAGGGAATCTAAACGagcaaaagcaaagaaaaaatatgattcAGATGAGGATGATTTTGACAAAGAAGCTTtactatcaaaacaaattaatgaatgCCACAATCAG ATGCAAGAAATGAGTGGTGAGGCAGAGATTGCCACGTGGGGTGTACATGTTTTTGGCAATCAG AAACCCATGCCAGTTCTTACACTGCCTGAGCTTGGAAGTTGCTCACTTTTGCGGTCTTTCATGAGCAGCGAGCTCAACTCTTTGGTTGAACTCACCACAGAAAAAG TGGAAACGTTTCTTGAAGGACTATTAGTAAATGGTTGGCTCTCAAAATTGGTCAACACCCGTTGCTATATAGAAAAATCAATAGCTAAATGGACATTCTATTTGA TGTTATACTCATCAAAAGAAGAGTTGAGAGCATCTGCCTGTGACTTCTGGTGCAACATTCTTTTGCCTCAG ACCGAGAAGCTGCCTATCAGAATCGAGTGGTTTCCCAGTTACTGTGAGCTGAGAAGTGCTCTCAAAACATATGGATTTCTCTTCAATTATTTGTCACGGACAGAATCAATAATCACCA ATTCAGGGGTTAGAGGGCCACCTAAAAATATTAGAGCCTGGATCAAATTTGTAGCTGCCTGTTGTTGTGTCAG GAGCAAACGGCCTGTATTTTCAACTTCAGAAGCTGAGGAACTAGTTGAAGTTGCTGTTTTCCTTTCCTCAGATCGCCAGCTTGAAGGTTTACTGGTGCTTTTGGATGAATTTGTGCAATCAGTTATCAGTTACTTCACAGATGAAGAATGGAATATCAGCTGTGAAAAGATAGCAAGATCCATCTCTTGTAG AAGCCCCAGGGACTTGAACTGTTTGCAGACTGTGGAATGCATTTCAGGAGTCAGCACTCGTGGCAATCACCTGAGGAGTGCCATTTCTTATCAGATTCTgcttaattgttttgataatcAG GCTTCCAACGAAGAAGAGATCCTGAGTTTCCTCATATCCATAAACGTGAAAGACCGAAGTTGTGATCTTTTCCAGATGTACATTTACCTGGTTTTGACTGAAAACTGGCTCTTGTCCAATCCAATGTTTGAACTCAAGCCAGTGATCTATGAAATGTGGGGTGTTTATCTGCGAAACTGTTCTTGCCAAATCACCAGCACAGATATGAGGCCCTATGCATCAAAG GTCCGCACTAAAGCTTCATATATTCTATTTGGCACCACCAATAAATAA
- the LOC118034775 gene encoding uncharacterized protein isoform X6 gives MDAPLDFEFEDPLLNSPVIVKKSKKVIGLDDLLTDHYQEKSKVIERESKRAKAKKKYDSDEDDFDKEALLSKQINECHNQMQEMSGEAEIATWGVHVFGNQKPMPVLTLPELGSCSLLRSFMSSELNSLVELTTEKVETFLEGLLVNGWLSKLVNTRCYIEKSIAKWTFYLMLYSSKEELRASACDFWCNILLPQTEKLPIRIEWFPSYCELRSALKTYGFLFNYLSRTESIITNSGVRGPPKNIRAWIKFVAACCCVRSKRPVFSTSEAEELVEVAVFLSSDRQLEGLLVLLDEFVQSVISYFTDEEWNISCEKIARSISCRRVDVHSLLISFAAEGGCTFFAHIFTWRFCSKSKDRRLQFCSYLSTRFYGCWFVLKPQGLELFADCGMHFRSQHSWQSPEECHFLSDSA, from the exons ATGGATGCTCCTCTTGACTTTGAATTTGAAGACCCACTTCTCAATTCTCCTGTTATTGTCAAGAAAAG CAAGAAAGTTATTGGCTTGGATGATCTTTTGACTGATCACTACCAGGAGAAAAGCAAAGTGATCGAGAGGGAATCTAAACGagcaaaagcaaagaaaaaatatgattcAGATGAGGATGATTTTGACAAAGAAGCTTtactatcaaaacaaattaatgaatgCCACAATCAG ATGCAAGAAATGAGTGGTGAGGCAGAGATTGCCACGTGGGGTGTACATGTTTTTGGCAATCAG AAACCCATGCCAGTTCTTACACTGCCTGAGCTTGGAAGTTGCTCACTTTTGCGGTCTTTCATGAGCAGCGAGCTCAACTCTTTGGTTGAACTCACCACAGAAAAAG TGGAAACGTTTCTTGAAGGACTATTAGTAAATGGTTGGCTCTCAAAATTGGTCAACACCCGTTGCTATATAGAAAAATCAATAGCTAAATGGACATTCTATTTGA TGTTATACTCATCAAAAGAAGAGTTGAGAGCATCTGCCTGTGACTTCTGGTGCAACATTCTTTTGCCTCAG ACCGAGAAGCTGCCTATCAGAATCGAGTGGTTTCCCAGTTACTGTGAGCTGAGAAGTGCTCTCAAAACATATGGATTTCTCTTCAATTATTTGTCACGGACAGAATCAATAATCACCA ATTCAGGGGTTAGAGGGCCACCTAAAAATATTAGAGCCTGGATCAAATTTGTAGCTGCCTGTTGTTGTGTCAG GAGCAAACGGCCTGTATTTTCAACTTCAGAAGCTGAGGAACTAGTTGAAGTTGCTGTTTTCCTTTCCTCAGATCGCCAGCTTGAAGGTTTACTGGTGCTTTTGGATGAATTTGTGCAATCAGTTATCAGTTACTTCACAGATGAAGAATGGAATATCAGCTGTGAAAAGATAGCAAGATCCATCTCTTGTAG AAGGGTGGATGTACACTCTTTGCTCATATCCTTTGCTGCAG AGGGTGGATGTACATTCTTTGCTCATATCTTTACCTGGAGGTTTTGCTCCAAGTCTAAGGATAGAAGACTTCAATTTTGCTCATATCTCAGTACCAGGTTTTATGGCTGTTGGTTTGTGCTT AAGCCCCAGGGACTTGAACTGTTTGCAGACTGTGGAATGCATTTCAGGAGTCAGCACTCGTGGCAATCACCTGAGGAGTGCCATTTCTTATCAGATTCTgcttaa